TATCGAGGTAGTACCAGCAGAGAATCAACAATCCCGACGTCATTATATCGTTGAAAAGGTACAGCGGTTCGTATTTGAACCTCGCAAGTTTCAACGTTATCCTGTAAATCGTTATGAACGCAAATAAGCTACCAACGAGTGTGGCAAGTAATGCGCCGTAGAGAATATGCTGAAATGGTTCGAACATTATTCTTTCTTTACCTCCGGTTTTTGCTCTTTGAACAGCTCGGCTATTGCTCCAACGGAAGCGAGGATCGAAGATGTTTCAACCGGTATGAATATCTTAGTAGCCTGTCCGTTCGCTATGTCGCGTAGCGCTTCAAGGTACCTGATCGCGATGAGATCGTTCGTAGGATTACCTTCGTGAATTGCCTTGAACACGTTCAGTATCGCCATCGCCTGACCTTCCGCCTCGGCGATGAGTTTGTATTTGTTCGCCTCCGCAACTTTCTTGATGGCCTCAGCCTCACCTTCCGCTCTCAATATTGCAGCCTGTTTTTCTCCCTCGGCCTTAAGGATTTCGGACTGTCGAATACCTTCGGCCTCGAGTATCGCAGCCCTCTTAGTACGCTCGGCTTTCATCTGTTTGCTCATCGCTTCCATAATGTCTTTTGGAGGATCGATTTTCTTAATCTCAACACGCGTGATTCTAATTCCCCATTTGTCGGTTGCCTCGTCTAACACTGTTCTGAGCTTTGCGTTGATACTCTCACGCGATGTTAAGGTTTGGTCAAGCTCGAGTTCGCCGATAACGTTCCTCAGGTTCGTTTGCGCGAGTTTTATCGTGGCAAATTCGAAGTTGTTGACGTTGTACACGGACTTGAAGGCATCAGTGACCTCGTAGTAAATGACCGCGTCCACGACAACCACAACGTTATCTTTGGTTATGACCTCCTGAGGTGGTACATCAATCACGTGCTCACGCATATCGACTTTTATCATCTTATCGAAGAATGGGATGATAAAGTGGAGTCCCGCTTTCACTTCTTTTTTGAATTTTCCAAGTCTTTCAATCAACCCGCGTTCGTAAGGTCTGACTATCCTGATTCCCGTTCCAGCTATGATAAGTAGCAAAACGGCTATCGCCAATAAAACAACGTACATGCTTACTCCCTCCTTTCGTATCAAAGTTGTGCCTCATTGTTGGCCTTGAGTTGTCTCTTCCGTTGTTTGCTTTTCAACCGATTTGACGACAACATGCGCGCCCTCGACCTTTAATATCACAACTTTCTGCCCCTTTTCGTATTGTGCATCATCGTCGTCTGCCATCGCACGCCACATATCGCCGTTTACCTTGACAATACCGGTTCCCGCTTTGTTGTCGATACGCTCGATCACGAGCGCTTCTTTACCAACGATTTCGTCAACGTTGATGCTCCTTGGCTGTTCGCCTGTTATCTTTTTGGCAAGTTTCCTTGTCGAGAGTACTAAAGCACCGGATACTATTATAAACGTCAACAACTCTACGATCGTGTTCTCCCAAAAGTACGCCACTATAGCAGCGGCAAGACTACCGAGCCCAAACCAGAATACGAAGAACGTCGGAGTAAAGATTTCTATGACCATAAGCACGACCCCGAGCACGATCCAAAACGCAACCGGTGACAACACGGACTTCCCCCCTTTCTATTGAACCGGATCAGTTCAACGTCATCCGTTAGTTTTCAGGAATTCCTCCCTCATGAATTTGACAAACTTCTGCGCCAGTTCGGGATCAAACCAGCTACCTGCCAACTTTTCGATCTCCGCGAGAGCTTCCTCGGGAGTTTTGAGCTCCGAGTCCCAATCGGCCGAAACGAAATTGGTAACTTCGTCGTAGTAGTTTATGATCGCGATAATCCTTGCGTACAGAGGTATCTCCTCACCCTTCAGACCATCCGGAAATCCCTTACCATCCCATCTCTCGTGGTGCGATCTAACGGTTGGAATGTATTTCCACAGAGTCTCGTGAATCGATAGGTAGATCGTTCCCATGATGGGGTGGTCTTCGTAGTGCTGCTCGAATTCCCTTAACCTCGTCGGTGAGTACAACATCAGCTGCTCGATTGCGATCTTACCAACATCGTGCAAGAGTGCGTGGTTTCGGAGCTCTTCGCATCGTTCCTCCGACCATCCAAGGTACCTTGCAAAAGCCTCTGCGATCTTGGCCACACGCTGAGAGTGCGAAAATCCGTTACGGTCTTCAACCTCGGTGAGTACGATGATATTCGCAAACAACCCTCTGAGAAGTTCCTCAACCCGTTTATCAAGTGGAGTGATGATACCGGTCTTTTGGGCATAGTAATGCAATATGGCGCCGTAATCGCGCTCATCGTCTTCGAACTCCGCAACAACGCGCCCTTGGTACTTCACGTAAATCTTTTGCCCCTCTTGAAAAATACAGGTCGGCTCCGAACCACTGCACACAGGGTCGAAGCCGAACGCACTTTTGAACAATTCCACAAATTTCTCACTCAGCATCACGCTCACCTGCCACTCTCAAAGCAAGGTCAGAAAGCCAGGTTTTGTGATCTGTTGGCAATTTCCTCCTTGACCTTTCGCATGAAATCCGCAACCTTCAAGTCGTGGATATCGGTACCGGTCCTCGTTCTGAGCGATATGGTATTTTCGTTTTTCTCCTTCTCTCCCACGATGATCATGTAAGGAACCTTCTTCATCTGATTTTCCCTTATCCTGTAGCCGAGTGTCTCGTTTCGATCATCCATTTCCACGCGTAAGCCGCTGTTCTTAAGTTCTTCGTAAACACTCCGAGCGTAGTCGATGTACTTTTCAGAAACTGGTAGGACAACGACCTGAACAGGTGCAAGCCATGTTGGAAACGCGCCCGCGTAGTGCTCGATCAAAATACCGAAGAACCTCTCAATTGAACCGTAAAGTGCCCTGTGGATCATCACAGGTCGTTTCTCGCTACCATCCGCATCTTTGTACGTCAGCTCGAACCTCTCAGGCATCTGGAAGTCCATCTGGATTGTTGCGCATTGCCATTCACGACCAATCACATCTTTGACGTGGAAGTCGATCTTTGGCCCGTAGAAGGCTCCCTCGCCTTCGGCAATCTGGTACGGTACACCGGTCTCCTCAAGAGCGTTTCTTAACGCTGTTGTAGCTTTTTCCCACGTTGCCTCATCACCCATGTGGTCTTCAGGCATTGTACTGAGCGTCGCTCGATATGTGAATCCGAAGATTCCGTATAGCTCATTGATGAACCTAACGATGTTTGAAACTTCCTCCACTACCTGGTCTTCCCTACAGAATATGTGTGCGTCGTCCTGCGTAAACGTCCGCACCCTGAGAAGACCGTGTAAAACT
The sequence above is a segment of the Fervidobacterium thailandense genome. Coding sequences within it:
- a CDS encoding NfeD family protein, translating into MSPVAFWIVLGVVLMVIEIFTPTFFVFWFGLGSLAAAIVAYFWENTIVELLTFIIVSGALVLSTRKLAKKITGEQPRSINVDEIVGKEALVIERIDNKAGTGIVKVNGDMWRAMADDDDAQYEKGQKVVILKVEGAHVVVKSVEKQTTEETTQGQQ
- a CDS encoding SPFH domain-containing protein, with translation MYVVLLAIAVLLLIIAGTGIRIVRPYERGLIERLGKFKKEVKAGLHFIIPFFDKMIKVDMREHVIDVPPQEVITKDNVVVVVDAVIYYEVTDAFKSVYNVNNFEFATIKLAQTNLRNVIGELELDQTLTSRESINAKLRTVLDEATDKWGIRITRVEIKKIDPPKDIMEAMSKQMKAERTKRAAILEAEGIRQSEILKAEGEKQAAILRAEGEAEAIKKVAEANKYKLIAEAEGQAMAILNVFKAIHEGNPTNDLIAIRYLEALRDIANGQATKIFIPVETSSILASVGAIAELFKEQKPEVKKE
- a CDS encoding HD-GYP domain-containing protein; the encoded protein is MLSEKFVELFKSAFGFDPVCSGSEPTCIFQEGQKIYVKYQGRVVAEFEDDERDYGAILHYYAQKTGIITPLDKRVEELLRGLFANIIVLTEVEDRNGFSHSQRVAKIAEAFARYLGWSEERCEELRNHALLHDVGKIAIEQLMLYSPTRLREFEQHYEDHPIMGTIYLSIHETLWKYIPTVRSHHERWDGKGFPDGLKGEEIPLYARIIAIINYYDEVTNFVSADWDSELKTPEEALAEIEKLAGSWFDPELAQKFVKFMREEFLKTNG